Proteins encoded by one window of Phenylobacterium soli:
- a CDS encoding sterol desaturase family protein, which translates to MKTFDPVTLATPLFILTIIAEILLAKAGKLRAEYETKDTAASLFMGLGSTVAGMLIGGVTVAAALWVYQHRLFTIPMNAAWAWLAIFLLEDLTYYWFHRISHERRFWWAAHVNHHSSQHYNLSTALRQTWTGGISGTWMLWLPLSFLGFPPAMVAIEKGISLVYQYWIHTEAIRRMPRWFEAVFNTPSHHRVHHARNPRYLDKNYAGILIVWDKLFGTFQPELDEEPCRYGLVKNLGTFNLLRVAFHEWIAIGADILRQPRHALGWLFGPPGWSPDGSRQTSRELKAEWEAGRKVAPERIAAE; encoded by the coding sequence ATGAAGACCTTCGATCCGGTCACCCTCGCGACCCCGCTCTTCATCCTCACGATCATCGCCGAAATCCTGCTCGCAAAGGCCGGCAAGCTGCGGGCCGAATACGAGACGAAGGACACCGCCGCCTCCCTGTTCATGGGCCTCGGCTCCACGGTGGCCGGCATGCTGATCGGCGGCGTCACGGTGGCCGCGGCGCTGTGGGTCTATCAGCACCGGCTGTTCACGATTCCGATGAACGCGGCCTGGGCGTGGCTGGCGATCTTCCTGCTGGAGGACCTGACCTACTACTGGTTCCACCGCATCAGCCACGAGCGGCGCTTCTGGTGGGCGGCGCACGTCAACCACCACTCCAGCCAGCACTACAACCTGTCCACCGCGCTGCGGCAGACCTGGACGGGCGGGATCTCCGGCACCTGGATGCTCTGGCTGCCACTGTCCTTCCTCGGCTTCCCGCCAGCCATGGTGGCCATCGAGAAGGGCATCAGCCTCGTCTACCAGTACTGGATCCACACCGAGGCGATCCGGCGGATGCCGCGCTGGTTCGAGGCGGTGTTCAACACGCCCTCTCACCACCGGGTTCACCACGCCCGCAACCCGCGCTACCTCGACAAGAACTACGCGGGGATCCTCATCGTCTGGGACAAGCTGTTCGGCACCTTCCAGCCGGAGCTGGACGAGGAGCCCTGCCGCTATGGCCTGGTGAAGAACCTCGGCACCTTCAACCTGCTGCGCGTCGCCTTCCACGAGTGGATCGCCATCGGCGCGGACATCCTGCGCCAGCCGCGCCACGCCCTTGGCTGGCTGTTCGGCCCCCCGGGCTGGAGCCCGGACGGCAGCCGCCAGACGAGCCGCGAGTTGAAGGCGGAGTGGGAGGCCGGCCGCAAGGTCGCGCCCGAGCGGATCGCCGCCGAATAG
- a CDS encoding porin family protein yields MKALMAAASAAILASALPAIASAQDASTTRPVGAYGNIGYANAHDSGVNLGTIQGRLGYRFNDYLGVEGELAGGVKSDDVSTTVGTATVTGKAKIQHQEAIYGVGFLPVGTNWDLIGRVGYGHTKAKVSDITVTGPGGTASNLSGSGDGDSWNFGVGAQYHWDGQNGIRADYTREEFQGSGSGHGDVWSVAYSRRF; encoded by the coding sequence ATGAAAGCTCTCATGGCTGCGGCGTCCGCCGCGATCCTGGCCTCGGCCCTGCCTGCCATCGCCTCGGCGCAAGACGCCTCCACCACGCGGCCGGTCGGGGCCTACGGCAACATCGGCTATGCGAACGCCCACGACAGCGGCGTGAACCTGGGGACCATCCAGGGCCGCCTCGGCTACCGGTTCAACGACTATCTCGGCGTCGAGGGCGAACTCGCCGGCGGGGTGAAGAGCGATGACGTCTCCACGACGGTGGGTACGGCCACGGTCACCGGCAAGGCCAAGATCCAGCACCAGGAGGCGATCTATGGCGTCGGCTTCCTGCCGGTCGGGACCAATTGGGACCTCATCGGCCGCGTCGGCTACGGCCACACCAAGGCCAAGGTGAGCGACATCACGGTCACGGGTCCGGGCGGCACGGCCTCGAACCTGTCGGGCTCGGGCGACGGCGATTCCTGGAACTTCGGCGTCGGCGCCCAGTACCACTGGGACGGCCAGAACGGCATCCGCGCGGACTACACGCGCGAGGAATTCCAGGGTTCCGGCTCGGGCCACGGCGACGTCTGGTCGGTCGCCTACAGCCGGAGGTTCTAG
- a CDS encoding beta-ketoacyl-ACP synthase III, whose protein sequence is MTDAVIAATGLYTPPNSLSNAELVETFNAYVERFNAANAKAIEAGEIEALSPSSVEFIEKASGIKARFVVDKTGLVDPDLMRPNIPERPNEELSVLAEIAVEAAKDAIARWGKPASEIGAVICAASNMQRAYPAMAIEVQNALGIEGFAFDMNVACSSATFGIKTAADFVASGSARAVLMVNPEICSGHLNFRDRDSHFIFGDVATAVIVERADQANDGWEILGTRLKTQFSNNIRNNFGFLNRCAPEGIGQKDKLFVQEGRKVFREVVPMVSEMIVDHAGALGLDPTSLKRMWLHQANINMNDLIGRRVLGRDPSPEENVIILDEYANTSSAGSIIAFHKANADFRPGDTGLICSFGAGYSAGTVFVRKR, encoded by the coding sequence ATGACGGACGCCGTCATCGCCGCCACGGGGCTCTACACCCCGCCCAACAGCCTCTCGAACGCCGAGCTGGTGGAGACCTTCAACGCCTACGTCGAACGGTTCAACGCCGCCAACGCCAAGGCCATCGAGGCCGGCGAGATCGAGGCCCTGAGCCCCTCCTCCGTCGAGTTCATCGAGAAGGCCTCGGGCATCAAGGCGCGCTTCGTCGTCGACAAGACCGGCCTCGTCGATCCGGACCTCATGCGGCCCAACATCCCCGAGCGGCCCAACGAGGAGCTGTCGGTCCTCGCCGAGATCGCCGTCGAGGCGGCCAAGGACGCCATCGCCCGCTGGGGCAAGCCGGCCAGCGAGATCGGCGCGGTAATCTGCGCCGCCTCCAACATGCAGCGCGCCTATCCGGCGATGGCGATCGAGGTGCAGAACGCGCTCGGCATCGAGGGCTTCGCCTTCGACATGAACGTCGCCTGCTCGTCGGCCACCTTCGGCATCAAGACCGCCGCCGATTTCGTCGCCAGCGGCTCGGCCCGCGCCGTGCTGATGGTCAACCCCGAGATCTGCTCGGGACACCTCAACTTCCGCGACCGCGACAGCCACTTCATCTTCGGCGACGTGGCGACCGCCGTGATCGTCGAGCGGGCCGACCAGGCGAACGACGGCTGGGAGATCCTCGGCACGCGGCTGAAGACCCAGTTCTCCAACAACATCCGCAACAACTTCGGCTTCCTGAACCGCTGCGCCCCGGAGGGGATCGGCCAGAAGGACAAGCTGTTCGTCCAGGAAGGCCGCAAGGTGTTCCGCGAGGTGGTGCCGATGGTCTCGGAGATGATCGTCGACCACGCCGGCGCGCTCGGCCTCGATCCGACGAGCCTGAAGCGCATGTGGCTGCACCAGGCCAACATCAACATGAATGACCTGATCGGCCGCCGCGTGCTGGGCCGCGACCCGAGCCCCGAGGAGAACGTCATCATCCTCGACGAGTACGCCAACACCTCCTCGGCCGGGTCGATCATCGCCTTCCACAAGGCCAACGCCGACTTCCGGCCCGGCGACACCGGCCTGATCTGCTCCTTCGGCGCCGGCTATTCCGCCGGCACGGTGTTCGTCAGGAAGCGCTAG
- a CDS encoding M48 family metalloprotease produces the protein MTQGFDAAAATAAYLAALPPALHEKAKAYTVGGHWLTLWGAIVAVAVAWLVLRSGVLVKVRDRVERGKPRPWLAVFAVVIVDALLELLLALPWDAYAAWFRELQYGLTSQPFAGWLGEHLMQGVIVAPLTAILMSGLYFLIRRAKRAWWVWGGLLVGVFVLFIQIIAPVFLMPIFNRYTPAPPGPVREEVVAMARQVGMPSDKIFIYDGSKQSNRYTANVAGVFGSARIAMSDVMFKKDADIAEVRGVVGHEMGHYMRLHLVWSTLAYTVLAFAALFLVDRLYPLVLRWTGAKGVGGLGDPAGYPVLGIIVTVLALAGTPVLNSIVRIGEADADRYSLVHFNAPDGLAKALVKTIEYRYDSPGRLEEIVFYDHPSVRARVMRCMEWKAAHPSPPPAAPPSAS, from the coding sequence ATGACTCAGGGTTTTGACGCGGCCGCCGCGACGGCGGCCTACCTGGCGGCCTTGCCACCGGCGCTGCACGAGAAGGCCAAGGCGTACACCGTGGGCGGCCACTGGCTGACCCTGTGGGGCGCGATCGTCGCGGTGGCTGTCGCCTGGCTGGTCCTTCGCTCAGGGGTGCTGGTGAAGGTCCGCGATCGCGTGGAGCGCGGCAAGCCGCGCCCCTGGCTGGCGGTGTTCGCGGTGGTGATCGTCGACGCTCTCCTCGAGCTCCTCCTCGCCTTGCCGTGGGACGCCTACGCCGCCTGGTTCCGCGAGCTTCAGTACGGCCTGACCAGCCAGCCGTTCGCCGGCTGGCTCGGCGAGCACCTGATGCAGGGCGTCATCGTCGCGCCGCTGACCGCCATCCTGATGAGCGGTCTCTATTTCCTGATCCGCCGCGCCAAGCGCGCCTGGTGGGTCTGGGGCGGCCTGCTGGTCGGCGTCTTCGTGCTCTTCATCCAGATCATCGCGCCGGTGTTCCTGATGCCGATCTTCAATCGCTACACCCCCGCGCCCCCGGGTCCGGTGCGCGAGGAGGTGGTCGCCATGGCGCGGCAGGTCGGCATGCCGTCCGACAAGATCTTCATCTACGACGGCTCGAAGCAGTCGAACCGCTACACCGCCAACGTCGCCGGGGTGTTCGGCAGCGCCCGCATCGCCATGAGCGACGTGATGTTCAAGAAGGACGCCGACATCGCCGAGGTGCGCGGCGTCGTCGGCCACGAGATGGGCCACTACATGCGCCTGCACCTCGTCTGGTCGACACTGGCCTACACGGTGCTCGCCTTCGCGGCCCTGTTCCTCGTCGACCGGCTCTATCCGCTGGTGCTGCGCTGGACCGGAGCGAAGGGCGTGGGCGGGCTGGGCGATCCGGCCGGGTATCCGGTGCTCGGCATCATCGTCACCGTCCTGGCCCTCGCCGGGACGCCGGTGCTCAATTCGATCGTGCGCATCGGCGAGGCCGACGCAGACCGCTATTCGCTGGTGCACTTCAACGCGCCCGACGGCCTCGCCAAGGCGCTCGTGAAGACCATCGAGTACCGCTACGATTCACCGGGCCGGCTCGAGGAGATCGTCTTCTACGACCACCCATCGGTGCGGGCGCGGGTAATGCGCTGCATGGAATGGAAGGCGGCGCATCCGTCGCCGCCGCCCGCCGCGCCGCCTAGCGCTTCCTGA
- a CDS encoding class I SAM-dependent methyltransferase, with protein MPLRRNPPGSDPWPIMTLDPPYVLDADKVDFRFIGWTEVNDEEAPDIALTVNGVPVPINVFPRPEVRKNFPGLQVRALSAQVNFKDVLADTDPMQDGGGFMLRAAVRSDHRLRTFEYAVTPAWLREVFGHDGLKAFPVPPEPLQIRVTGAAVGYFSAGGREVARQIEEILEAYGVPFPERGRVHDFGSGPGRVLAQMAVRHPHTLFSASDIDAEAMAWCAEHMSHFGEFFVNQPQPPLPFADGELDLVYSISIFTHLPEDMQHAWLAELARVVKPGGFVLTTKTNPYVYDLPDWMTNAAREKGFVYAPDMGQVDGLPDFYRLAYHTEDYVRRVWGEYFEVLHVGSHDLNTTQDAVLLRKPTSAPVAQSAFSSTTKRRSGLFGWPKRSSS; from the coding sequence ATGCCGCTGAGGCGCAACCCGCCCGGCTCGGATCCCTGGCCGATCATGACCCTGGACCCGCCGTACGTCCTGGACGCCGACAAGGTCGACTTCCGCTTCATCGGTTGGACGGAGGTGAACGACGAGGAGGCGCCCGACATCGCCCTCACCGTCAACGGCGTGCCCGTGCCGATCAACGTTTTCCCGCGGCCGGAAGTGCGGAAGAACTTCCCTGGCCTGCAGGTGCGGGCGCTGAGCGCCCAGGTGAATTTCAAGGACGTCCTGGCCGACACCGATCCGATGCAGGATGGCGGCGGCTTCATGCTGCGGGCTGCGGTCCGCTCCGATCATCGGCTGCGCACCTTCGAGTACGCCGTGACGCCCGCCTGGCTGCGCGAGGTGTTCGGGCACGACGGCCTGAAGGCCTTCCCCGTGCCGCCGGAGCCGCTGCAGATCCGCGTCACCGGCGCGGCGGTGGGCTACTTCTCGGCCGGTGGGCGGGAGGTAGCGCGCCAGATCGAGGAGATCCTCGAGGCCTACGGCGTCCCTTTCCCCGAACGTGGCCGTGTGCACGACTTCGGCTCAGGCCCCGGCCGGGTGCTCGCCCAGATGGCGGTCCGCCATCCGCATACCCTCTTCTCCGCCTCCGACATCGACGCGGAGGCGATGGCCTGGTGCGCCGAGCACATGAGCCACTTCGGTGAGTTCTTCGTGAACCAGCCGCAGCCGCCCCTGCCCTTCGCCGACGGCGAACTCGACCTCGTCTATTCGATCTCGATCTTCACCCACCTGCCCGAGGACATGCAGCACGCCTGGCTGGCGGAGCTGGCGCGCGTCGTGAAGCCCGGCGGCTTCGTCCTCACCACCAAGACCAATCCCTACGTCTATGACCTGCCGGACTGGATGACGAACGCGGCCCGCGAGAAGGGCTTCGTCTATGCGCCGGACATGGGCCAGGTGGACGGCCTGCCGGACTTCTACCGCCTCGCCTACCACACCGAGGATTACGTCCGGCGGGTCTGGGGCGAGTACTTCGAGGTGCTGCACGTGGGCTCCCATGACCTCAACACCACCCAGGACGCCGTGCTGCTGCGCAAGCCGACCTCGGCGCCCGTGGCTCAGAGCGCCTTCTCGAGCACCACGAAGCGCAGGTCCGGCCTCTTCGGCTGGCCGAAGCGCTCGTCTTCGTAG
- a CDS encoding GNAT family N-acetyltransferase, translating to MQLYPAAAEELPAVAALVNSAYRGDTSRQGWTTEADYIDGQRTDAEALAADLAATPGARLLTLRDAPGGELLGTVWLEPVDEGETWYLGMLTVRPDIQDRQLGRWLLEAAEAYAAQAGARRIRMTVVSIRDTLIAWYQRRGYALTGETRPFPYEDERFGQPKRPDLRFVVLEKAL from the coding sequence ATGCAGCTCTATCCGGCCGCCGCGGAGGAGCTGCCCGCCGTGGCGGCGCTGGTGAACTCGGCCTACCGGGGCGACACCTCGCGCCAAGGCTGGACCACCGAGGCCGACTACATTGACGGCCAGCGCACCGATGCCGAGGCGCTGGCGGCCGATCTCGCCGCGACGCCCGGCGCCCGCCTCCTGACCCTCCGCGATGCGCCTGGCGGCGAACTGCTTGGTACGGTGTGGCTGGAGCCGGTGGACGAGGGTGAGACCTGGTATCTCGGCATGCTCACCGTGCGGCCCGACATCCAGGACCGCCAGCTCGGGCGCTGGCTGCTGGAGGCCGCCGAGGCCTATGCCGCGCAGGCGGGGGCGAGGCGGATCCGCATGACCGTGGTCTCGATCCGCGACACCCTGATCGCCTGGTATCAGCGGCGCGGCTACGCCCTCACCGGCGAGACCCGGCCGTTTCCCTACGAAGACGAGCGCTTCGGCCAGCCGAAGAGGCCGGACCTGCGCTTCGTGGTGCTCGAGAAGGCGCTCTGA
- the ppdK gene encoding pyruvate, phosphate dikinase, translating into MTADTMVKTRWVYTFGGGRADGDASMKNLLGGKGANLAEMSALGLPVPPGFTITTECCTYYYANERTYPADLKDQVAQGLKKVEEITGKSFGDPANPLLVSVRSGARASMPGMMDTVLNLGLNDETAEGLAKLAGDRRFAFDSYRRFIQMYSNVVLDLDHHMFEEILDEHKERLDVTVDTALSAEDWEAVVADYKKAVEAELGEPFPQDPHAQLWGAVGAVFASWMNDRAKFYRRMHDIPESWGTAVNVQAMVFGNMGETSATGVAFTRNPSTGENRLYGEFLINAQGEDVVAGIRTPQALTKIAREEMGEKQPSMEEALPEVFAQFKSVVEKLEKHYRDMQDIEFTVEKGRLYMLQTRNGKRTAKAALKVAVDLASEGLITREEAVMRVEPASLDQLLHPTIDPGSPREVIANGLPASPGAATGKVVFTAEEAERLGSAGEAVILVREETSPEDIRGMDAARGIVTARGGMTSHAAVVARGMGRPCVSGAGEIHIDMKSGEFRARGRSVKEGEIVTIDGSTGEVLAGAVKMIEPELSGDFATLMGWADGVRRLKVRANAETSLDARTARQFGAEGIGLCRTEHMFFDPDRIAAVREMILADDTAGRKAALAKILPMQRQDFVELFQIMEGLPVTIRLLDPPLHEFLPHNEEDVAAVAQATGLDAAKLLRRAQELHEVNPMLGHRGCRLGVAYPEIYEMQVRGIIEAACEIAASGKAAPIPEIMHPLVSKGEEMKFLRELTDRVAKEVTAEKGCQIEYKVGTMIELPRAAIRAGDLAEYAEFFSFGTNDLTQTTFGISRDDSGRFLNAYIEKGIFEKDPFVSIDTEGVGDLIRIAAERGRAARPDVKLGICGEHGGDPASIAFCEQVGLDYVSCSAYRVPIARLAAAQSAIGEREKDR; encoded by the coding sequence ATGACGGCCGACACGATGGTGAAGACGCGGTGGGTCTATACCTTCGGCGGCGGGCGTGCCGACGGCGACGCCTCCATGAAGAACCTGCTGGGCGGCAAGGGCGCGAACCTCGCCGAGATGTCGGCGCTTGGCCTGCCGGTGCCCCCGGGCTTCACCATCACGACCGAGTGCTGCACCTACTACTACGCCAACGAGCGGACTTATCCGGCCGACCTCAAGGACCAGGTCGCCCAGGGCCTGAAGAAGGTCGAGGAGATCACCGGCAAGTCGTTCGGCGATCCGGCGAATCCGCTGCTCGTCTCGGTGCGCTCGGGCGCGCGGGCCTCGATGCCCGGCATGATGGACACGGTGCTGAACCTCGGCCTCAACGACGAGACCGCCGAGGGTCTGGCCAAGCTGGCCGGCGACCGCCGCTTCGCCTTCGACAGCTACCGCCGCTTCATCCAGATGTATTCGAACGTGGTGCTCGACCTCGATCACCATATGTTCGAGGAGATCCTCGACGAGCATAAGGAGCGCCTCGACGTCACCGTCGACACGGCGCTTTCGGCCGAGGACTGGGAAGCCGTCGTCGCCGACTACAAGAAGGCCGTGGAGGCCGAGCTCGGCGAGCCCTTCCCGCAGGATCCGCACGCCCAGCTGTGGGGCGCGGTCGGGGCCGTGTTCGCCAGCTGGATGAACGACCGGGCAAAGTTCTATCGCCGCATGCACGACATCCCCGAGAGCTGGGGCACGGCCGTCAACGTCCAGGCCATGGTGTTCGGCAACATGGGCGAGACCTCGGCCACGGGCGTCGCCTTCACCCGCAATCCGTCCACCGGCGAGAACCGCCTCTATGGCGAGTTCCTGATCAACGCCCAGGGCGAGGACGTGGTCGCTGGCATCCGCACGCCCCAGGCCCTGACCAAGATCGCGCGGGAGGAGATGGGCGAGAAGCAGCCCTCCATGGAGGAGGCGCTGCCGGAGGTCTTCGCCCAGTTCAAGTCCGTCGTCGAGAAGCTCGAGAAGCACTATCGCGACATGCAGGACATCGAGTTCACGGTGGAGAAGGGCCGTCTGTACATGCTGCAGACGCGCAACGGGAAACGCACGGCCAAGGCCGCGCTAAAGGTCGCCGTCGACCTCGCCAGCGAGGGCCTGATCACCCGGGAAGAGGCGGTCATGCGGGTCGAGCCCGCCAGCCTCGACCAGCTCCTGCACCCCACCATCGATCCGGGCAGCCCGCGCGAGGTGATCGCCAACGGCCTGCCGGCCTCGCCCGGCGCGGCCACCGGCAAGGTGGTGTTCACCGCCGAGGAGGCCGAGCGTCTCGGCTCCGCCGGCGAGGCGGTCATCCTGGTGCGCGAGGAGACCTCGCCCGAGGACATCCGCGGCATGGACGCGGCCCGCGGCATCGTCACCGCCCGCGGCGGCATGACCAGCCACGCGGCCGTGGTGGCCCGCGGCATGGGCCGGCCCTGCGTCTCCGGCGCAGGTGAGATTCACATCGACATGAAGTCGGGCGAGTTCCGGGCCCGCGGCCGCAGCGTCAAGGAAGGCGAGATCGTCACGATCGACGGTTCCACCGGCGAGGTGCTGGCCGGTGCCGTGAAGATGATCGAACCGGAGCTTTCCGGCGACTTCGCCACCCTGATGGGCTGGGCCGACGGCGTGCGCCGCCTGAAGGTCCGCGCCAACGCCGAGACCTCGCTCGACGCCAGGACGGCCCGCCAGTTCGGGGCCGAGGGCATCGGCCTTTGCCGCACCGAGCACATGTTCTTCGACCCGGACCGGATCGCGGCCGTTCGTGAGATGATCCTCGCCGACGACACCGCCGGTCGGAAGGCGGCCCTGGCCAAGATCCTGCCGATGCAGCGCCAGGACTTCGTCGAGCTCTTCCAGATCATGGAGGGCCTGCCGGTCACCATCCGGCTGCTCGATCCGCCGCTCCACGAGTTCTTGCCGCACAACGAGGAAGACGTGGCGGCCGTGGCCCAGGCCACCGGCCTCGACGCGGCCAAGCTGCTGCGCCGCGCGCAGGAGCTGCACGAAGTGAACCCGATGCTCGGCCATCGCGGTTGCCGCCTGGGCGTCGCCTATCCCGAGATCTACGAGATGCAGGTCCGCGGCATCATCGAGGCCGCCTGCGAGATCGCCGCCTCCGGCAAGGCCGCGCCAATCCCGGAGATCATGCACCCGCTGGTCTCCAAGGGTGAGGAGATGAAGTTCCTCCGCGAACTCACCGACCGCGTGGCCAAGGAAGTGACCGCCGAGAAGGGCTGCCAGATCGAGTACAAGGTCGGCACCATGATCGAGCTGCCGCGCGCCGCCATCCGCGCCGGGGACCTGGCCGAATACGCCGAGTTCTTCTCCTTCGGCACCAACGACCTGACCCAGACGACCTTCGGCATCAGCCGCGACGACTCCGGCCGGTTCCTCAACGCCTATATCGAGAAGGGCATCTTCGAGAAGGATCCCTTCGTCAGCATCGACACCGAGGGCGTGGGCGACCTGATCCGCATCGCCGCCGAGCGCGGCCGGGCGGCGCGTCCGGACGTCAAGCTCGGCATCTGCGGTGAGCACGGCGGCGATCCGGCCTCGATCGCCTTCTGTGAACAGGTCGGCCTGGATTACGTGAGCTGCTCGGCCTACCGCGTGCCGATCGCGCGCCTGGCCGCCGCCCAGTCGGCCATCGGCGAGCGCGAGAAGGACCGCTAG
- the glyS gene encoding glycine--tRNA ligase subunit beta — MPQLLVELFSEEIPARMQAQAARDLERMVRDRLAAEGFLPEAIKTFAGPRRLTLVAEGLPAAQADRHEERKGPRVGAPDQAIEGFLRSTGLNREQLTEKDGVYFAHLHKPGRPTPEIVAEMIEAIVRGFPWPKSMTWGTGTLRWVRPVHRILCVFDGEVVPFSIDGIASGDLTEGHRFMGARQSFNARDFDAYQDGLARHFVVLDPEERKERIMDAARTLCFARNFELVEDEGLLDEVAGLAEWPTPILGDMDPAFLDLPPEVIRTSMRVHQRYFAVRDPKTGFLVPHFVTVANIEAEDGGKAIASGNARVLSARLNDARFFWEEDKKVRLADRLEKLKGVTFHAKLGSMADRVARIEKLAAELAPFVRDDGQTAAKAVEAARLCKADLVSGMVGEFPELQGVMGGYYAEHEGLDPEVSDAIRDHYKPQGPSDDVPVQAVAATVALADKLDTLISFFGIDEKPTGSRDPYALRRAALGVIRILLQSRTRLPLRTFVSADLLAFFADRLKVLLREQGQRHDLVDAVFALGDDDIVRIVSRVNALDEFLKTEDGANLLAGYKRAVNILKAEEKKGPLPSGEPVDMAGAPPEEAGLINAIGHMEIESGKALAKEDFAAAMRELAALRAPVDAFFDKVLVNSDVAAERENRLRLLAKVRDAMGRVADFGQVTG; from the coding sequence ATGCCGCAGCTGCTCGTCGAACTGTTCTCGGAAGAGATCCCCGCGCGCATGCAGGCCCAGGCCGCGCGCGACCTGGAGCGCATGGTCCGTGACCGGCTGGCCGCCGAAGGCTTCCTGCCCGAGGCGATCAAGACCTTCGCCGGACCCCGTCGCCTGACCCTGGTGGCCGAAGGGCTGCCCGCCGCCCAGGCCGACCGGCACGAGGAGCGCAAGGGTCCCCGGGTCGGCGCGCCCGACCAGGCGATCGAAGGCTTTCTGCGCTCCACGGGCCTGAACCGCGAGCAGCTCACCGAGAAGGACGGCGTCTACTTCGCCCACCTTCACAAGCCCGGCCGCCCGACCCCGGAGATCGTCGCCGAGATGATCGAGGCGATCGTCCGCGGCTTCCCCTGGCCGAAGTCGATGACCTGGGGCACGGGGACGCTGCGCTGGGTGCGGCCGGTGCACCGCATCCTCTGCGTCTTCGATGGCGAGGTCGTGCCGTTCTCGATCGACGGCATCGCCAGCGGCGACCTCACCGAGGGCCACCGCTTCATGGGCGCGCGCCAGTCGTTCAATGCGCGCGACTTCGACGCCTACCAGGATGGCCTTGCGAGGCACTTCGTCGTGCTCGACCCGGAGGAGCGCAAGGAGCGGATCATGGACGCCGCCCGCACGCTCTGCTTCGCGCGCAACTTCGAGCTCGTGGAAGACGAGGGGCTGCTGGACGAGGTGGCGGGGCTCGCCGAATGGCCGACGCCGATCCTCGGCGACATGGACCCGGCCTTCCTCGACCTGCCGCCGGAGGTGATCCGCACCTCCATGCGCGTGCACCAGCGCTACTTCGCCGTGCGCGATCCGAAGACCGGCTTCCTGGTCCCGCACTTCGTCACTGTCGCGAACATCGAGGCCGAGGACGGCGGGAAGGCGATCGCGTCCGGCAACGCGCGGGTGCTGTCCGCGCGCCTGAACGACGCCCGGTTCTTCTGGGAAGAGGACAAGAAGGTCCGCCTGGCCGACCGGCTCGAGAAGCTGAAGGGCGTGACCTTCCACGCCAAGCTCGGCTCGATGGCGGACCGCGTGGCGCGCATCGAGAAGCTCGCCGCAGAGCTCGCGCCGTTCGTCCGCGACGACGGCCAGACCGCGGCCAAGGCGGTCGAGGCGGCGCGTCTCTGCAAGGCCGACCTGGTCTCCGGCATGGTCGGGGAATTCCCCGAGCTGCAGGGCGTCATGGGCGGCTATTACGCCGAGCACGAGGGCCTCGATCCGGAGGTCTCGGACGCGATCCGCGACCACTACAAGCCCCAGGGGCCGTCCGACGACGTGCCCGTGCAGGCCGTGGCCGCCACGGTGGCCCTGGCGGACAAGCTGGACACCTTGATCAGCTTCTTCGGCATCGACGAGAAGCCGACCGGCAGCCGTGATCCCTATGCGCTGCGCCGGGCGGCCCTGGGGGTGATCCGCATCCTCCTGCAGTCGCGCACGCGCCTGCCGCTCAGGACGTTCGTCTCGGCGGACCTGCTCGCCTTCTTCGCCGACCGCCTCAAGGTGCTGCTGCGCGAGCAGGGACAGCGGCATGACCTGGTGGACGCGGTCTTCGCCCTCGGCGACGACGACATCGTGCGCATCGTCTCCCGCGTGAACGCCCTGGACGAGTTCCTCAAGACCGAGGACGGGGCCAACCTCTTGGCCGGCTACAAGCGTGCGGTGAACATCCTCAAGGCCGAGGAGAAGAAGGGCCCGCTACCGTCGGGCGAGCCGGTCGACATGGCCGGCGCGCCGCCCGAGGAGGCCGGGCTGATCAACGCCATCGGCCACATGGAGATCGAGAGCGGCAAGGCGCTGGCGAAGGAAGACTTCGCCGCGGCCATGCGCGAGCTCGCGGCGCTGCGGGCGCCCGTCGACGCGTTTTTCGACAAGGTGCTAGTGAACTCGGACGTCGCTGCGGAACGCGAAAACCGCCTGCGGCTTCTGGCCAAGGTCCGTGACGCCATGGGGCGGGTGGCGGACTTCGGACAAGTGACAGGTTAA
- a CDS encoding DUF2314 domain-containing protein, translating into MMRAAVPGIVALMIVTAVATPACSRSDADIVQWTGPDDAEMLAAESQAKQTLPVFWRRVKSGDPQIDLALLKIGFPAPREGTEYLWLAVGPDSDADHRGEVLNEPEAAEGVRAGQIVTFDPARIGDWSYRKAGKYYGQYTTRVMIKRTDPQTAREEAADLSPMPLEPESN; encoded by the coding sequence ATGATGCGCGCCGCCGTCCCCGGCATCGTCGCTCTGATGATCGTCACCGCCGTGGCGACGCCGGCCTGCTCGCGGTCGGACGCGGACATCGTGCAGTGGACCGGGCCCGACGACGCCGAGATGCTGGCCGCCGAGAGCCAAGCCAAGCAGACGCTGCCGGTGTTCTGGCGCCGTGTGAAGTCCGGAGATCCGCAGATCGACCTGGCCTTGTTGAAGATCGGCTTTCCCGCGCCCCGGGAGGGGACCGAGTACCTTTGGCTCGCCGTCGGCCCCGATAGTGACGCCGACCATCGCGGCGAGGTGCTGAACGAGCCGGAAGCCGCCGAGGGCGTTCGCGCCGGACAGATCGTCACTTTCGATCCGGCGCGGATCGGTGACTGGTCATATCGCAAGGCCGGCAAGTACTACGGCCAGTACACCACGCGCGTGATGATCAAGCGGACCGATCCGCAGACCGCGCGCGAGGAAGCCGCGGACCTGTCGCCGATGCCGCTGGAACCCGAGTCCAACTGA